A region from the Mercenaria mercenaria strain notata chromosome 7, MADL_Memer_1, whole genome shotgun sequence genome encodes:
- the LOC123554512 gene encoding zinc finger and BTB domain-containing protein 41-like — translation MMEADSLMHSCVELQLPLEFVKEALIGIENDEKFVFETSGIFPTHHQEVNLTFTNMKTHLKITFDKLQFLTSDGVSKCIINSLEDGFHKECDIEANQSQGIQREQQVLEHSVQARDTYQNINTTADKTSIEQELVLSAKGSIHSERQRPKSSDTVKRKRGRPRKVKCNQTSDKEIVDKVDHEILKPSDIHATVNTADEKDKIVHEDESELTNSQRDSDSVKKDSMINDGKRYSLRGRKLNSKIMALVKGTGIDGNESEESVMVSDSNSDEEVMRFKKKIKRKTENEVAFKENKIYAKKIKEQVKEILSKGAVSETIKKTRGKLIDCKVCGKKICGYTAAYKHLLKKHKKTEGLDEYLKEISKLKECSCCFCGETFVDSSSVKNHKETAHKDVDFSCPLCNCKSKNLANLKMHVRNMHVEVGKKAFCHLCTASFRSHGSLRQHIDLNHFGNKHVSCEVCNKQFYNKSQLRRHMKAHGSDISKRFRCEICGKLFNFEYNLKRHLNFIHKPQSECFHCSYCGKGFSQKVPMITHVQHVHFNIFPYSCKECKGSFAKAPLLKEHMMSVHHIPDYAVPFMPRNSVYDKADEDKFYCSYCSESFAHKIRLIEHMHGDHADAFPFKCDICVQGFLEQSYLILHMLKAHGVLIQNEEVLNHSKSAGEIMQIITTKNGYPNKVMSALSGTEVLADSEEAYQEEQHIAVSDGTYTQDTSTAAFVENVPAEPSQSSSSLLVEVEQGSNTYQYVIEAPQSLGQSGSELAVQDIANLLIAAEQTSQEEQGEVLEPETSSVQEISLVIDDNGQSHAAASENQEQPVEVLLGQNDQNISLMSADNQGQPMEVVIDQNEQNSAVFTIENQAHSLQIEHGDIIEMNDSNSVDGKNYYRIINVLDNQ, via the exons ATGATGGAGGCTGATTCTTTAATGCATTCATGTGTAGAATTACAACTGCCTCTAGAATTTGTGAAAGAAGCATTGATTGGTATTGAAAACGACGAAAAATTCGTCTTCGAAACAAGTGGTATTTTCCCTACCCATCACCAAGAAGTAAACCTGACATTTACGAATATGAAAACgcatttgaaaataacatttgatAAACTTCAATTTTTAACTTCCGATGGTgtaagtaaatgtataataaacagCCTAGAGGATGGATTTCACAAAGAATGTGACATTGAAGCTAACCAGTCCCAGGGAATTCAAAGAGAGCAACAAGTTTTGGAGCATTCTGTTCAAGCGAGAGATACTTATCAGAATATAAACACCACTGCAGATAAAACAAGCATAGAACAAGAACTGGTCCTGTCAGCAAAAGGGAGCATTCATTCTGAGAGGCAGCGGCCTAAATCCTCAGACACAGTGAAACGTAAGAGAGGTCGGCCTAGGAAAGTGAAATGTAATCAGACATCAGATAAAGAAATCGTAGATAAGGTGGATCATGAGATACTTAAGCCCTCTGACATCCATGCCACAGTAAATACAGCTGACGAAAAGGACAAAATTGTGCATGAGGATGAATCTGAGTTGACCAATTCACAAAGAGATTCAGACAGTGTTAAAAAGGATTCTATGATTAATGATGGAAAGAGATATAGTTTAAGAGGAAGGAAACTCAATTCAAAAATAATGGCTCTCGTAAAAGGTACTGGCATTGATGGAAATGAAAGTGAAGAATCTGTGATGGTGTCAGACAGTAATAGTGATGAAGAAGTAATGAgattcaaaaagaaaataaagagaaaaactGAGAATGAGGTAgcctttaaagaaaacaaaatctatgcaaagaaaataaaagaacagGTGAAGGAAATTCTTAGTAAAGGTGCTGTGTCTGAGACCATCAAAAAGACAAGAGGAAAATTGATAGATTGCAAAGTATGCGGTAAAAAAATCTGTGGCTATACAGCAGCATATAAACACCTCTTGAAAAAGCATAagaaaacagaaggcctagatgAGTACTTAAAGGAAATTTCTAAACTGAAAGAATGTTCCTGTTGTTTTTGTGGGGAAACATTCGTAGATAGTTCAAGTGTAAAGAATCACAAGGAAACGGCTCATAAGGATGTAGATTTTAGTTGCCCCCTCTGTAACTGTAAAAGTAAAAACTTGGCCAATTTGAAAATGCATGTTCGTAATATGCATGTGGAAGTTGGAAAGAAAGCGTTTTGTCATCTCTGTACAGCATCATTCAGGTCACACGGATCACTAAGGCAGCATATTGATTTAAATCATTTTGGGAATAAACATGTGTCGTGTGAAGTTTGTAACAAACAATTCTATAATAAATCTCAGCTGAGGCGGCATATGAAAGCCCATGGTTCTGATATATCTAAACGTTTCAGATGTGAAATTTGTGGCAAACTGTTTAACTTTGAGTATAACCTAAAAAGGCATTTGAATTTCATTCATAAACCGCAGTCAGAATGTTTTCATTGTTCATATTGTGGAAAAGGTTTTTCTCAAAAGGTGCCAATGATTACACATGTTCAGCATGTACACTTTAATATTTTCCCATATTCTTGCAAAGAGTGTAAGGGCAGTTTTGCAAAAGCTCCACTTCTtaaagaacacatgatgtcagttCATCATATTCCGGACTATGCAGTTCCTTTTATGCCAAGAAATAGCGTATATGACAAAGCGGATGAGGATAAATTTTATTGCTCATACTGCAGTGAAAGTTTTGCTCATAAGATTCGTTTGATTGAACACATGCATGGTGATCATGCAgatgcctttccctttaaatgtGACATCTGTGTTCAAGGCTTTCTCGAGCAGTCATATTTGATACTTCACATGTTAAAGGCACATGGAGTACTGATACAGAACGAAGAAGTCCTAAATCACTCAAAGTCAGCAGGGGAGATAATGCAGATAATCACTACCAAAAATGGATACCCAAATAAAGTCATGTCAGCTTTATCTGGTACAGAAGTACTTGCAGACAGTGAGGAAGCATATCAG GAAGAACAACACATTGCAGTCAGTGATGGTACATATACACAGGACACCTCCACTGCAGCCTTTGTAGAGAATGTTCCGGCTGAACCCTCACAGTCCTCCTCGTCACTCCTGGTGGAAGTGGAACAAGGCTCAAACACATACCAGTATGTGATAGAGGCACCACAGTCCCTGGGCCAGTCTGGCTCGGAGCTGGCAGTGCAGGACATTGCAAACCTGTTAATTGCTGCTGAGCAGACTTCACAAGAG GAGCAAGGGGAAGTGTTAGAACCAGAAACATCTTCTGTGCAGGAAATCAGCCTTGTTATCGATGATAATGGACAGAGTCATGCAGCAGCATCTGAAAATCAAGAGCAGCCTGTGGAGGTTTTACTTGGTCAAAATGACCAGAACATATCCTTGATGTCAGCAGATAATCAAGGACAACCGATGGAAGTTGTGATTGATCAGAATGAACAGAACAGTGCTGTGTTTACAATAGAAAATCAAGCACATTCTTTACAAATTGAGCATGGTGATATAATAGAAATGAATGATTCAAACTCTGTAGATGGgaaaaattattatagaattatTAATGTGCTGGATAATCAGTGA